A part of Brassica rapa cultivar Chiifu-401-42 chromosome A05, CAAS_Brap_v3.01, whole genome shotgun sequence genomic DNA contains:
- the LOC103854795 gene encoding LOW QUALITY PROTEIN: germin-like protein subfamily 1 member 7 (The sequence of the model RefSeq protein was modified relative to this genomic sequence to represent the inferred CDS: inserted 2 bases in 1 codon), whose translation MKGFLRFIVAKVILLALASSFVYCHDLLFKTSACVAVDDANGVFVNGKFCKDPKYVKAEEFFTSGLNIAGNTINRVGSNVTNVNVDKIPGLNTLGVSLVRIDFAPGGQKXGMIHFQVNVGKTNAVAFAGLGSQNLGTITIAEAVFGSKPLIMPEILAFQLDVNMVRYLEARFSSNHGGHY comes from the exons ATGAAAGGGTTTCTTCGCTTCATTGTAGCCAAAGTCATCTTATTGGCTTTAGCATCTTCATTTGTATATTGTCACGACCTCCTCTTCAAGACTTCTGCATGTGTTGCCGTCGATGACGCTAATGGCG TTTTCGTGAATGGAAAATTCTGCAAAGACCCAAAATACGTGAAAGCCGAGGAGTTTTTCACTTCCGGACTAAACATCGCGGGAAACACCATAAACCGTGTCGGCTCCAACGTTACCAACGTCAACGTCGACAAGATCCCTGGACTCAACACTCTTGGAGTTTCTCTTGTCCGTATTGACTTTGCCCCAGGGGGTCAAAA AGGAATGATACATTTTCAAGTGAACGTTGGGAAGACGAACGCGGTTGCGTTTGCTGGTCTAGGAAGCCAGAACCTCGGTACAATCACAATCGCGGAAGCTGTTTTTGGTTCGAAGCCTTTGATCATGCCGGAGATTTTAGCGTTTCAGCTGGATGTCAACATGGTTAGATATCTCGAAGCAAGGTTTTCTTCTAACCATGGTGGTCATTATTAA